From Thalassotalea euphylliae, the proteins below share one genomic window:
- the htpG gene encoding molecular chaperone HtpG: MSETGQKEVHGFQTEVKQLLQLMIHSLYSNKEIFLRELVSNAADASDKLRFKALQNAELFEGDGELRVRVSADKENNTVTISDNGIGMTSDEIIAHLGTIAKSGTAEFFSKLSGDQASDSQLIGQFGVGFYSAFIVADKVTVRSRAAGVAPSEGVEWQSEGEGEFTTRQIEKSGRGTDIILHLKEDENEFLDDWRLKSIVTKYSDHISVSVEMLTPEIPAVEAQPEEKDDEGNVIRPAIEARDAEPAKWEAVNKATALWTREKADVSDEEYKEFYKHVSHDYAEPMLWEHNKVEGTTEYTSLLYIPSKAPFDLYNREKQHGLKLYVQRVFIMDDAEQFMPTYLRFVKGLLDSNDLPLNVSREILQDNKVTQAIRKGCTKRVLKMLEKLGKKDQEQYQSFWNEFGQVLKEGPAEDMANKEQIGKLLRFASTNEDSSVQNVSLPDYVERMKEGQDKIYYVVADSFAAAKNSPHLEVFRKKGIEVLLLSDRIDEWLVSHLTEFDGKQLQSVARGGVDLSGMEDEESKEAQEKLEQEFDSVAKRMKEALGDKVQDVKISNRLTDSPAVIVTAEDDMSIQMQKLMASVGQEVPETQPIFEINAEHELVKHVADEQDDDKFNQWVEVLFEQATLAERGSLSDPASFVAKLNKLMMSLAK, from the coding sequence ATGTCTGAGACAGGTCAAAAAGAAGTTCACGGTTTTCAAACAGAAGTTAAACAGCTGCTCCAGCTTATGATTCACAGTCTCTACAGTAATAAAGAGATTTTCCTACGTGAGTTAGTATCAAACGCGGCGGATGCGTCAGACAAATTACGTTTTAAAGCCTTACAAAACGCTGAGCTTTTTGAAGGTGACGGTGAGTTACGCGTACGGGTAAGTGCCGATAAGGAAAACAACACAGTTACCATTTCTGATAACGGTATCGGGATGACCAGTGACGAGATCATCGCTCACTTAGGCACCATTGCAAAATCAGGTACGGCTGAGTTCTTCTCAAAACTATCTGGCGACCAAGCGTCAGACTCACAATTAATCGGTCAATTCGGTGTAGGTTTCTACTCTGCGTTTATCGTTGCTGACAAAGTCACCGTGCGCTCTCGTGCTGCCGGCGTTGCTCCAAGCGAAGGTGTGGAATGGCAAAGTGAAGGTGAGGGTGAATTTACCACTCGCCAAATCGAAAAGTCAGGCCGTGGTACCGACATTATTCTTCACTTAAAAGAAGACGAAAACGAATTCCTTGATGACTGGCGCTTAAAGTCAATTGTTACTAAGTACTCAGATCACATCTCAGTATCGGTTGAAATGCTAACACCAGAAATTCCAGCGGTCGAAGCACAACCAGAAGAGAAAGACGACGAAGGTAATGTGATTCGCCCAGCGATTGAAGCACGTGACGCTGAGCCTGCCAAATGGGAAGCGGTGAACAAAGCAACTGCGCTTTGGACACGTGAAAAAGCAGATGTTAGCGACGAAGAATACAAAGAATTCTACAAGCACGTGTCGCACGACTACGCAGAGCCAATGCTTTGGGAGCACAACAAGGTAGAAGGTACAACTGAGTACACGTCACTACTTTATATCCCAAGCAAAGCACCATTTGATTTATACAATCGCGAAAAGCAACACGGTTTAAAACTATACGTACAACGCGTTTTCATTATGGATGACGCAGAGCAATTTATGCCGACTTACCTGCGTTTCGTGAAAGGTTTATTAGATTCAAACGATTTACCACTGAACGTATCGCGTGAAATCTTACAAGATAACAAAGTAACGCAAGCCATCCGCAAGGGTTGTACTAAGCGCGTACTTAAAATGCTTGAGAAGTTGGGTAAGAAAGACCAAGAGCAATATCAATCATTCTGGAACGAATTTGGCCAAGTGCTAAAAGAAGGTCCAGCTGAAGATATGGCTAATAAAGAGCAAATTGGTAAGCTATTGCGCTTTGCGTCAACTAACGAAGATTCAAGTGTACAAAACGTATCATTACCTGATTACGTCGAGCGCATGAAAGAAGGCCAAGACAAAATTTACTACGTAGTTGCAGACAGTTTCGCCGCAGCGAAAAACAGCCCGCACTTAGAAGTATTCCGCAAGAAAGGTATTGAAGTACTGCTGCTTTCTGACCGTATCGATGAATGGCTAGTTAGTCACTTAACAGAGTTCGATGGCAAGCAACTACAGTCTGTGGCGCGCGGTGGTGTTGACCTAAGCGGCATGGAAGATGAAGAGTCAAAAGAAGCACAAGAAAAACTTGAGCAAGAGTTTGATTCAGTCGCCAAGCGAATGAAAGAAGCGTTAGGCGATAAAGTACAAGATGTTAAAATTTCTAATCGCTTAACTGACTCGCCAGCCGTTATTGTCACTGCCGAAGATGATATGAGTATTCAGATGCAAAAATTAATGGCATCTGTGGGTCAAGAAGTGCCAGAAACTCAGCCAATCTTTGAAATTAACGCCGAGCACGAGCTCGTTAAACACGTTGCCGATGAGCAAGACGACGACAAATTTAACCAGTGGGTTGAAGTGTTATTTGAGCAAGCAACATTAGCAGAGCGTGGCAGCCTAAGTGACCCAGCATCATTTGTGGCAAAACTAAACAAGCTAATGATGAGCTTAGCTAAGTAA
- a CDS encoding plastocyanin/azurin family copper-binding protein, with product MRTNLNSVRDLATQAVTFLALCALLALCASNVAVAKNHEVKLLTADSNGQTMIMSPGYLKIAKGDTVTFIPADVTHNVESIAIPASAKKFTSTMGEKFSYTFDEQGVYLYKCTPHFVMGMLGVIQVDDANNLADVQKQWDTVGAGVVMNKERVANYLAQVK from the coding sequence ATGAGGACTAACCTAAATTCCGTTCGTGATTTAGCAACCCAAGCTGTTACCTTTTTAGCACTATGTGCATTATTAGCCTTGTGCGCCAGTAATGTTGCTGTCGCTAAAAATCATGAAGTTAAACTCCTAACGGCTGATAGCAATGGCCAAACCATGATCATGTCACCAGGCTATTTAAAAATTGCCAAGGGCGACACCGTTACTTTTATCCCGGCAGATGTTACCCATAATGTTGAGTCTATTGCCATTCCAGCCTCGGCTAAAAAATTCACCAGTACCATGGGTGAAAAATTCTCTTACACCTTCGATGAACAGGGCGTTTACTTGTACAAATGCACGCCACACTTTGTCATGGGCATGTTAGGTGTTATTCAAGTCGATGACGCAAATAACCTCGCCGATGTGCAAAAACAGTGGGATACAGTGGGGGCAGGCGTTGTGATGAACAAAGAGCGCGTAGCCAACTATTTAGCGCAAGTAAAGTAG